CATCCGGATCATCCCGGTAAGAATCAGCCATTTTTCTTTGCGATTCGACTCTCACCGATTATACTTTCCATTCTCACTCGTAGGGGCGACCCTAGTGGTCGCCCGTTTACGGGCGGGGACAAGCCCCGCCCCTACCAAAAGGAGACCCATTTATGAGCACGGTTGTTGAAACATCCATATCCGAATATCCCTTAAAAGGTCGCGGAAAAGTTCGAGACATCTACGATCTGGACGATTCCTTACTGTTCATCGCATCCGATCGAATTTCCGCGTTCGACTATGTGTTACCCAATCCAATACCAGACAAAGGAAAAGTATTAACCCAGATTTCTTTGTTTTGGTTTCATTACCTAAACGAAATCGTCAACAATCACGTGATTACTGCTGACTTCAAGGAGTTTCCCGAGCGGCTTCAAAAGTACCCGGAGCTGCAGGGCCGGGCTATGATTGTGAAGAAAGCGAAAATGTTTCCTGTCGAATGCGTGGCGCGAGGTTATCTCTCGGGATCCGGATGGAAAGAATACCGGGAAACGGGAGCCGTTTGCGGAATCCGTTTGCCGGCCGGACTACGGGAGTCTGATGCCCTGCCTGAGCCGATTTTCACTCCAGCAACCAAGGCGGAAACAGGGCACGATATCAATATCGGCTTCGAACAAGTTGTATCCATTCTTGATGAAAAGCAAGCTCATGCTCTGCGCGATTTGACCCTCCATATTTATAAGCGCGCATCCGATCATGCATTGCAGCAGGGAATTATCATTGCCGACACGAAGTTCGAATTCGGTATCTATGAGGGCAAAATCATCTTATGCGATGAAGTCTTGACTCCCGATTCCTCCCGGTTTTGGCCAAAAGATGATTACCAGCCGGGCCGCGGGCAAAAGAGCCTCGATAAA
The sequence above is a segment of the bacterium genome. Coding sequences within it:
- a CDS encoding phosphoribosylaminoimidazolesuccinocarboxamide synthase, giving the protein MSTVVETSISEYPLKGRGKVRDIYDLDDSLLFIASDRISAFDYVLPNPIPDKGKVLTQISLFWFHYLNEIVNNHVITADFKEFPERLQKYPELQGRAMIVKKAKMFPVECVARGYLSGSGWKEYRETGAVCGIRLPAGLRESDALPEPIFTPATKAETGHDINIGFEQVVSILDEKQAHALRDLTLHIYKRASDHALQQGIIIADTKFEFGIYEGKIILCDEVLTPDSSRFWPKDDYQPGRGQKSLDKQYVRDYLEKIRWNKQPPCPDLPPEVIQETSRKYREIYRRITGQELP